The sequence GGATTTAGACACTGTTCAGGAGGCATTGCGCAGTTGTCCTTTTATCAATGAAGATGATATGGATGTCATCATCAGCCGGCCTGAAATCATGCGCCACAAAGCGGATGCGGACCTGATTCATCGTGCCGCACAAAAGATGAATATAGCGGTCGGCAGCGTCCTGTTCATATCACCGCATCCACCCGAGATCCGGGCCGCGCAGCAGATAGGCGCCATAACCGCATGGATGCGCGCTGGACAGGAAGCGGGCCCGGAGGCATCCTCCGCCGACTTTGAGTTCGAAAACATTGCCGAAATTAAAGATATGGTCCGCATGGGCATCCCGCTTCCGGCGGGCAAATTGCCGAATCCGCTATTACGAAATTTTCTAGATCAATTTATTTTTGAAGACCCAAGCGTTTTGATCAATCCGGGTGTTGGCGAAGATATTGCCGCCGTTGATATCGAGACCGAAGAAGTCTTGGTCCTTAAATCCGATCCCATTACCTTTGCCACCGATTCCATCGGACAATATGCCGTCTTAATCAATGCCAATGACATTGCCACTTCCGGTGCGACTCCCAGGTGGTTTTTAACAACGCTATTTTTCCCCTGCGGCACAACGCCTTCACAAATTAAAGGTGTGTTCGATGAACTCAAACGCTTTTGTCAGCATTGGGACATTACGCTGTGCGGCGGGCACACAGAGATTACAGACGCTGTCGTCAGACCCGTCGTGGCCGGAATGATGGCGGGTACGGTTTCCCGCAAGGATCTGATTGATAAACGCCAGATGAAAAAAGGGGACCACGTGCTGTTATCCAAGGGAGTGGCGGTTGAAGGGACCGCTATTATTGCTAGAGAATTCGGTGACCGTCTCAAAAAGCGGGGCGTATCTGCCAACGAAATTGATCATTGCCGTCATTTTTTAGATCAGATCAGCGTAATGACTGAAGCTAAAATTGCCGCACAAAACCCAGGAACCGATGCCATGCATGATGTAACCGAAGGGGGGCTGGCGACAGCGCTGTCGGAATTGAGCGTGGCAGGGGCGCATAAAATCAGGATCGACATGGATCAGATCCCCGTCTATCCGGAAACGCAAAAAGTATGTAATGTGTTGGATATTCATCCGCTGGGATTGATTGGTTCCGGCAGTCTTTTAATCTGCTGCCGCAGCACCGAGAGTCAAAAACTGATGCAGCGCATCGAAGCGGCTGGCGTCATGATAAGCTGCATTGGTGAAGTAATGGACAGTGGTCAGGGAATCCAGGCCTATGAGGGTAACAAGCAAGTTGCTTGGCCCAGTTTTGAAGCGGATGAAATCACGAAGTTGTTTTGATGGTTGAGCCCGTAAGCCCGTTGCCGGTTAACCATATAAATAGACTGTATTACTTTTTTGCGAGCCTGACGGCCTCACCGGCCAACCAGGAAGTTTTTGTCTACTTTTTGAGCCCGCGACGAAATATTTCAAAGCCAACATCAAGCGTTTGTTTTAGATAATCTTTTCTTTCATCGATTATTTTTTTACTGGTCAGCCATAAGACCACACCGGAAAACAAAGCCCAAAACGTGTCAGCCAGTGCCACTGGATGCTTGTCAATGAAGATGCCCTTTTCTACACCTTCTTTGAATATTTGCGCAATCGAACCGAGGGATTTACGCGACAGCATTTTAATTTCTTCCATGAGCTGTGGCGATAAGTTCTTCAGCGTTTCACTGGATTGCAGGTGAAACATGTTGATAATGATCAACGGATCAAATTCATAGACATCGTACATGGCATCTACCAGAGATTTCAACTTTTGTTCCGGCCCGGAGTCTTTTTCTTCATTGACATGTTCGACACGAATTAAGAGATATTGAAGAATTCGAAGCGATAACGAAGCATAAAGCTCTTCTTTGTTTTTGAAATAAAGATACAAAGTTCCCGGACTGAGTTCCGCTTCCTGAGCAATGTCTTCCATGGTGGCTTTATTGAAACCTTTATCTGAGAAAACC comes from Desulfobacterales bacterium and encodes:
- a CDS encoding TetR/AcrR family transcriptional regulator, which produces MGIQERKEREKERRRQQIMVAAKRVFSDKGFNKATMEDIAQEAELSPGTLYLYFKNKEELYASLSLRILQYLLIRVEHVNEEKDSGPEQKLKSLVDAMYDVYEFDPLIIINMFHLQSSETLKNLSPQLMEEIKMLSRKSLGSIAQIFKEGVEKGIFIDKHPVALADTFWALFSGVVLWLTSKKIIDERKDYLKQTLDVGFEIFRRGLKK
- a CDS encoding AIR synthase related protein, producing MTNRPIHIKAVLLRLEPTTALLKSSQDLIAKDLQLGIISRSDLDTVQEALRSCPFINEDDMDVIISRPEIMRHKADADLIHRAAQKMNIAVGSVLFISPHPPEIRAAQQIGAITAWMRAGQEAGPEASSADFEFENIAEIKDMVRMGIPLPAGKLPNPLLRNFLDQFIFEDPSVLINPGVGEDIAAVDIETEEVLVLKSDPITFATDSIGQYAVLINANDIATSGATPRWFLTTLFFPCGTTPSQIKGVFDELKRFCQHWDITLCGGHTEITDAVVRPVVAGMMAGTVSRKDLIDKRQMKKGDHVLLSKGVAVEGTAIIAREFGDRLKKRGVSANEIDHCRHFLDQISVMTEAKIAAQNPGTDAMHDVTEGGLATALSELSVAGAHKIRIDMDQIPVYPETQKVCNVLDIHPLGLIGSGSLLICCRSTESQKLMQRIEAAGVMISCIGEVMDSGQGIQAYEGNKQVAWPSFEADEITKLF